Genomic DNA from Prunus persica cultivar Lovell chromosome G1, Prunus_persica_NCBIv2, whole genome shotgun sequence:
TTTTCTCCTTTAGACATTAGGGTTGGTTGTTGCCATGGGTACATGTGAAGAGCCTAGAGACATCCCTTGTTAGTAGGTCTTATGTGGGATTTACATTTTAACCCGTATATTGAATGCCAATTCTCGACGGTGCTGACTTACACTAGACTAATGCGAATAAAAACTAACATTTCATCGAtatgaaagagaaaggaaagaaagaagcatcAATTGTCATTACAAACGCGCAGACCCCATGATTCCAAggttttcaataaaaactgctcCCAAACAtacattttgttttccaaTGGGTACTTTGTTTAGTGGTAACGATTAGTTATCCTAGGTTCGAAACTCGATGACACCCCCTCCCTCTTCCAGACTTAGACAAAGTAAAAAACATAGTCAAACTCTTTGCCGTTTTAGTCATAGCTTAACTAGTAAATTATATTCTATTCTGAGGGTTTTAGGTCTTTTGCCAGCATTTAGAGCATCCATAGTGGGGGATGTATTTTCAAGGGTGTGAAACTACTTTTACATCCCATTTACACTTTCGGAGGTTGTAAATGTAGTTTTTTCTCCAATAGGGAAAATGTAAatctaaagatgtataaaaaAGGATGTACATGTGCATTTAAATTTGCAGTTGTGATGCAAATTTACAATCGTTTACACCTCCACATTGCAGGTGATTTCGATCACAAATGatgtatatttaacatacacTTCATTATACAATACAACCCCACTAGAGATGCTCttataagaagaaaaaccccaaaatgGTTAGTTACATGGACAATTGGGTTAAAGATGACTCGAAAATGATTGATAATCTTTTCGGTCGAAGACATGAATAAAACCACCGTctgttatttctttttcattcggcaattgaaattcaaactcACCCATGTTTGTTATCTCTTTGCCCCTTTCATCGTTTTGGCCATACAAAGTCTTggtttaataaaaaaagaaaattattcaaTCAACcgttaaaaaaaatgtcaaaatttAATGAGCATGGCATGTTACCACGTTATAAATCTGACCACAGATTGGAATGAATCAACGGTCCAAATTATGTCAATATAGAATACGCAAAAATTCGTATGCTATTTGAAACTTTCGTATATActaatttcaaacaaatggaTAACATTAATGATCGTATTTCCAATAAACAATTGCAAGCTCTCATtatccaaataaaaaatatatactgcTCAACACATTGATGCATGTATCTCACAATTCAATATTACAAGAATGGGGCAGAAAAGGACTGAAGATCTGCAACAGCATTTTTCTAGTCCCAACTCTAACAACCATTTCAGACAATTTCCAAAGGAAGACCTCGCGTCGAAGATACCGTGTTCATAGATATAACTGCAAAAGAAAGTTCAACTGGCCTTCCTTGAGAATTCCTTGAAGAATCCAGATCTAGTCCATTTAAAAGAATCTACACAGTAGATTGTTGCATTAAATGGTATCCCAAGTGAAACTTTTGTCAGCCTCCTCTGTCATTACTCAATCCGTAAACATCTGCCAAAATACCAATGGGATACACAAAGCATGTATGTACAAACCAATCCTTCAAAATTGAGCTTTAtataacattattttgttaacttCGCTGAGGATTGAGAATTACATTCAAAGAATTGTTGTACATACCTtgtcaaaaaattatattaagtaGGGCAAATACTTAGCCAATTTGAACTGATCCTTTTGTCTGAGCTGCAAAGCCGGCAATCACTTTAGCCACACCAGTGTTTGTCAATTGACAGGCTCTTTTGCCACGGAGCACTGTTGACCTTATAGTCTATTATCATCAACTAATAACATGTGAAATTCCTTGACAATTTCCAAACAATTCATTGATGAGATAATTACAAATTGCTTTATTCCTTGAACAGTGCATAGTGCTACTAGTTCTATTCAATTCACCAGGATACTTTTATAATGAGATAACTACAAATTTCTTTAATCACTCACACAAATCCTaaatcaattgtaaagttcaTAGTCACAGTAGTTTACGTGTGTCCTGTGTTAGACATCACAAAGTAGTTTGGATAAGTTACCTTCCACAACCATATCTCCATGTTATCAACAGGGAAAAAAGGTTCTACTTGCAAATGTAAGACTTCGAATGTATTGCATTTAGAGATTTTTTCTACTTTCTTTGTACAatgatttgtttatttatttttcctttgacTTCTCTCTAGTTATGCAAATTACCTCTCGCAGCCAACGGTCcacttttattgttttcactttcaaatGTGATAATTTCAAAGATCAGAAACTTAAATTAAGTCTTCCAGattattgttttaaataaaagaacattATACCATTGGCGTAcataaatcaaatataaacaCAAACAACTATAAATGGTCCAGTTTTGAAGTCCAAACTGTAGCATAATGAAACAAATGCATGCCAAATAGTTTGTATGAACTTTAAAGCCATTTAAATTCAAGTAATGCACAAGGTACTCACAAATAAAGAGTCTCAAATAAACAGATGATACGGATCATATAAACACTACAATTTTCTATAAGATCAAAGAAGATACTGGAAACTTCGATTTTCTGGGCTTTCTGAATTAAAAGAATACAAGGAAATGGTACTTAATTTGCATAAGTTATAATCTAAAGAATATAATACCTAATATATTATagaagtattaaaaaaaaatgcaaagttaATAGACAATAAAGAGATATATCATCAGCAAAGAATTAGGTAAACTGCATCAAGCAAACTGGGAACCTTTTCAAAGTTCACGTTCTGCTTTGGTAGAAGATGTGTCCACAGTTCCCAGCAGACCCAAAATGAATCACATCAAAGAATCAGAGAAAATAATTGTACCATTTTCTGGCGGCATATTGTCATATACGAAGAAAATTCGAAATAAATAGTTCCATTGTATACACCAAGATGACAAACCTCAGCATCATCTAAGCCTTTGGaagcaaggcaaggcaagcaAGGCTCCAACCTTGGCCCTGAAAGTGCAGGGATTCATCAATAAGATTCATGAGATGGTACTCTGTATGCATTCACATGGTAACAACGAAACCAAACTATTTTAATGTAAATCCAAAGATATGCTTATTGAAAAAGAGTGGGTTGGAATTAAACAGAAATAGTAGTGAGAAGGCATAAGCACAATGGCATCTCAACAACTACGCCATATTCCATGTGTTATGCagtaaaaaaaccaacaaatctTCCACATACACATTGATACCATTTCAATCAACCAATCATTAataaaagaacataaaaatggATCATTATGGATTAGCTAGCAGTACATGCATCGGTGGTAAGAATATGATGATCCTTATTCCCGGATCAGAAACTTGGTTTTTCATTTCACCCTATCAAAAATCTAGAGTTCAGACAGAGAAATCCTTAAAAATTAAGCAACACCATAGGGCAACAAATGCTCATCCTGTCATTGCCTGATACAGAGGTAAACAAGTGTAACTGGGCTCCAAGAGACTAGATCCTGGATATGTGCAAGTTCTCTCTGGTTTAATACTCACTAAATActgaaaagaaatcaaaattcttccacCGAAAAAGAGCTACAAACAAGAAGCcttccaaaaggaaaaaaatggtAAAATATATTACAACAGCTGAAAGGACAGCACCATGGTGAACCTGGAAATATTCACATCTTTAGAAGGTAAAGTGCATAGTTTTCtacatacaaaattttcatactTAGATCACTGCACATGGACAACTAAAATGAGCTCAAAAAATGTAACAACACATCCTCTGCTTCTTACAATGGAGAAAAAACTGGTGAAGAGACATTATTAAGAACAGATGAAAAGACAGCAGCATGGTGAACCTGGAAATATTCAATTCTCTATCAAATAAAGTACATAACTTCTTTAGTACAAATTTGTCATGTTTAATCAGTACAGATTGAACAATCAAGATAAGCACAACAAATCGTAACTATTTATCCTCTGATTCTTACAATGTACTAAAGGCAATAAACCCAAGTATTCAATATCCAAAAGATTAAAAGTTATCTAAGATGAAGGTTTGTTCCTGCAGAAATTAAGTTCCTTACTTCAATCAAATGCTCATCGTTTGAAATGTGCAGTGAAATACGGAGATTTGTCAATAACGCTTCTTGTTCCCAAGTTAAGGATCCAGAAGCATGCATTGCCACCAGAGTACTGTGATAAGCATTCAACTCTAACCTATGGATTCCTGCTGGTACATCCTCTTCCAGAGGAACGGAAAATTTTTCTTGCGCATCTCCACAAAAAGAATCTGCATCACTAGAAAGGGTATCTGAATCTTGACTAGTACCTGCTAAATTATGACTCGAAAACTTATTTGAATTGCTACTAATAACACTACAACTACCCACAGAGCATGCATCACTATCACAATCATCAAGTTCTGAACTTCTTTCAACAGAAAGAGAAATAGCACCATTTAACTCTTCCCTCTCCTTTTCAAAACATCCAGTTGTACGATTAATAAAGGAAGCCTGCACATATTTTTCACCCAGATTTTCTCGTGGGTAAGCAACAGCATCTACCTTTTTGAGAAAGGAAGATGGGGACCCAGAAAAAAAGTGTTGGCTCTCACACCCCTTCTCAATTGCTCTCCTCTTTCGTGAATATCCATCAATATAAAATGAGCAATATGGAGAAGCTCTCTTCAATGATCTCGATGAGACATTATGGGAATCCTGATAACTGATGATGTCCAGTGGAGGTACACAATCATTCACAGCTGGTAGCTTTATTCTTGCATTCAATTGTGGGACTTGCGAGCTAATACGATTATCAGAACCCTGTCAAAAGgaacgaaaaagaaaattagtaaGCAAACAGACAAGTTCCACAGAAAACAAATTCAGACACTCGATGTTCCTTAATAGATacgaaatttcaaaacaaaaatgatatCAATAAATTCAACTAGcacaaaaaaatgataaaatacaGAAAACCAAGATGAACCAGATAGAAGTTTACCTTTCCGATCACAACCCATTTGTCATCTTTCCAAAATTGGCGCACCCGGATCCTATGTTTGTGCACTCTAAACTCCTCAGAAGATCCAAGTAGCCTAGTCAAGTAATAATTTTCATCCAAAACCTTCAACACCTTAGCCATTTTCCAGAAACCAGCATCGAACACCTCAGCAACATCACCAACTGCCAAAATCTCCGCACTTTGAACAGGTGGAGGGCAAGGCCTAATATCCTTCCTTGGAACTCTCTCCACAACTGCTTGACTATCCTTACCAGGAGACCGATCATACTTAACACTGTAGG
This window encodes:
- the LOC18790362 gene encoding uncharacterized protein LOC18790362 — encoded protein: MRFKKGNKVEILSQKEVPSVAWRCAEIISGNGHTYSVKYDRSPGKDSQAVVERVPRKDIRPCPPPVQSAEILAVGDVAEVFDAGFWKMAKVLKVLDENYYLTRLLGSSEEFRVHKHRIRVRQFWKDDKWVVIGKGSDNRISSQVPQLNARIKLPAVNDCVPPLDIISYQDSHNVSSRSLKRASPYCSFYIDGYSRKRRAIEKGCESQHFFSGSPSSFLKKVDAVAYPRENLGEKYVQASFINRTTGCFEKEREELNGAISLSVERSSELDDCDSDACSVGSCSVISSNSNKFSSHNLAGTSQDSDTLSSDADSFCGDAQEKFSVPLEEDVPAGIHRLELNAYHSTLVAMHASGSLTWEQEALLTNLRISLHISNDEHLIEGQGWSLACLALLPKA